The region AATGCCCTTGAGGAGGAGGTGAGGCGTAGGGAGTATGAGGAGTTAAGCATTCTTCTTGAAGAAGCATCTAAGGAACTTAAGAAGGTTAGTGAGAAATACGGTAGTGATTTCACGGTAAAGAGTATTAGGGAGGACCGTGACTCGAGATGACTCACGTAATTGATGCCAGTTCAATAATAAGGTTAATAGAACTTAATCCTGCTAATGCCATAAGTATTGTAAATAATCAGTATACAGTGGACCTGGTGCAGTATGAGATTGGTAATTACTTATGGAAACTTAGAAAACTAACATCAATTAACATGGATACGCTGTTTAACGCGTTCAACAGGCTACTTAACCTAT is a window of Caldivirga sp. DNA encoding:
- a CDS encoding type II toxin-antitoxin system VapC family toxin yields the protein MTHVIDASSIIRLIELNPANAISIVNNQYTVDLVQYEIGNYLWKLRKLTSINMDTLFNAFNRLLNLLKIIPIGLNYEVLNLAMNTNITYYDAAYVHLAMKLNAKLITEDNELLSKFPTLAVSIEELLH
- a CDS encoding type II toxin-antitoxin system CcdA family antitoxin — encoded protein: MSNWVTVSTKVRREVLEKARKYGVNISEFLRNALEEEVRRREYEELSILLEEASKELKKVSEKYGSDFTVKSIREDRDSR